One part of the Raphanus sativus cultivar WK10039 chromosome 7, ASM80110v3, whole genome shotgun sequence genome encodes these proteins:
- the LOC108818077 gene encoding pentatricopeptide repeat-containing protein At5g04810, chloroplastic, which translates to MDNGGSVLSLSAPHFLYSATILRRHSPAAVTVSYSLKPQPPQPPPEPPESPDLRRPEKSLGSSPSSSSSSSSPNKPKAPLKNPLKGLTSRSSVSQPEAASKVSSFGSALASKLRLSSKLSPPPPPPPPVLEETQFRDDSSSRRDTSPQVEETREFRQEGKIFVGNLPTWIKKPELEEFFRQFGPIETTILIKGHREVEKNAGFGFVIYAAEKSAMKAVEFDGVEFHGRVLTVKLDDGKRLKTKAEQRVRWVEQEGEEGEDAKMSSKSSWHQEREGSRKTLQRILDSDGDNWQAVVSAFEKINKPSRTEFGLMVKYYGRRGDVHRARETFERMRARGITPTSRIYTSLIHAYAVGRDMEEALSCVRKMKEEGIEMSLVTYSVIVGGFSKAGNAEAADQWFDEAKRIHKSLNASIYGKIIYAHCQTCNMERAEALVREMEEEGIDAPIAIYHTMMDGYTMVADEKKCLIVFKRLKECGFTPTVVTYGCLINLYTKVGKIPKALEVSRRMKEERIKHNLKTYSMMINGFVKLKDWANAFAVFEDMVNDGMKPDVILYNNIIAAFCGMGNMERAIQTVKEMQKLRHRPTTRTFMPIIHGYAKSGDMRRSLEVFDTMRRCGCVPTVHTFNALINGLVEKRQMEKAVEILDEMTLAGVSANEHTYTKIMQGYASVGDTGKAFEYFTRLQNEGLKVDIFTYEALLKACCKSGRMQSALAVTKEMSTRNIPRNSFVYNILIDGWARRGDVWEAADLMQQMKKEGVKPDIHTYTSFISACSKAGDMNRATQTIQEMEAIGVKPNVKTYTTLIKGWARASLPEKALSCYEEMKAVGLKPDKAVYHCLMTSLLSRASMAEGYIYSGVMSICKEMVEAGLIVDMGTAVHWSRCLCKIEGSGGELTETLQKTFPPDWSSHHHHHLSYLDQVSDLDSEDDDNDDVEDSDDDVNLVSGILSSK; encoded by the exons atggaTAATGGAGGGAGCGTGTTGTCGCTCTCTGCTCCACACTTTCTTTACTCCGCCACCATCCTCCGTCGTCACTCTCCGGCGGCGGTAACCGTCTCCTACTCCCTTAAACCGCAGCCACCACAACCTCCGCCAGAACCTCCCGAGAGTCCAGACCTTCGCCGGCCGGAGAAATCTCTCGGttcctctccttcttcctcttcctcttcctcttctcctaATAAGCCTAAAGCCCCTCTTAAGAACCCTCTCAAGGGTCTAACAAGTCGCTCCTCTGTGTCTCAACCAGAGGCGGCGAGTAAAGTCTCTTCCTTTGGCTCCGCTTTAGCATCCAAACTTCGTTTGTCCAGCAAACTATCTCCTCCTCCACCCCCACCTCCACCAGTACTGGAGGAAACTCAATTCCGAGACGACTCCTCATCTCGGAGAGACACGAGCCCCCAGGTAGAGGAAACTCGTGAATTCCGACAAGAAGGGAAGATATTTGTCGGAAATCTACCGACTTGGATCAAAAAACCGGAGCTTGAAGAGTTTTTCCGACAGTTCGGTCCTATAGAGACCACCATCCTGATCAAAGGGCACCGCGAGGTCGAGAAGAACGCCGGGTTCGGGTTCGTCATCTACGCGGCGGAGAAGTCCGCGATGAAGGCGGTCGAGTTCGACGGCGTCGAGTTTCACGGCAGAGTGTTGACGGTGAAGCTTGACGACGGGAAGAGGCTGAAGACGAAGGCTGAGCAGAGGGTGAGATGGGTGGAgcaggaaggagaagaaggagaagacgCAAAGATGTCGAGTAAGTCGTCGTGGCATCAGGAGAGAGAAGGGTCTCGGAAGACGCTACAGAGGATACTCGATAGCGATGGAGATAACTGGCAAGCTGTTGTTTCGGCTTTCGAGAAGATCAACAAG CCATCTAGGACAGAGTTTGGTTTGATGGTGAAGTACTATGGAAGAAGAGGGGATGTGCATCGAGCACGTGAGACTTTTGAGAGGATGCGCGCGAGGGGTATCACGCCAACGTCACGTATATACACTAG CCTTATTCACGCTTATGCAGTTGGTAGAGACATGGAAGAAGCATTGTCTTGTGTTCGTAAGATGAAAGAAGAaggtattgagatgagtttggTTACTTATAGCGTTATAGTTGGAGGCTTCTCTAAAGCAGGAAACGCCGA AGCTGCAGATCAGTGGTTTGATGAGGCCAAAAGGATACACAAATCACTTAACGCCAGTATATATGGGAAGATCATATACGCACACTG CCAGACTTGCAACATGGAACGAGCAGAGGCATTGGTTAGGGAGATGGAAGAAGAAGGTATTGACGCTCCTATTGCTATCTACCACACCATGATGGATGGCTACACCATGGTCGCCGATGAGAAGAAATGTTTAATTGTTTTCAAAAGACTCAAG GAATGTGGATTTACTCCAACAGTTGTCACTTATGGCTGCCTCATTAATCTTTATACTAAG GTTGGGAAGATTCCAAAAGCTTTGGAAGTCAGCAGAAGGATGAAGGAAGAGAGGATAAAGCACAACTTAAAGACCTATTCGATGATGATCAATGGATTCGTCAAACTAAAAGACTGGGCCAACGCCTTTGCTGTATTCGAAGACATGGTCAACGACGGCATGAAACCAGACGTTATACTGTACAACAACATCATCGCAGCCTTCTGCGGGATGGGCAACATGGAGCGAGCCATCCAGACCGTGAAGGAAATGCAGAAGCTGAGGCACAGACCGACCACGAGGACGTTCATGCCTATCATACACGGATACGCCAAGTCCGGCGACATGAGGAGATCTCTAGAAGTTTTCGATACGATGAGGAGATGCGGATGCGTTCCAACGGTCCACACTTTCAACGCTTTGATTAACGGCTTGGTTGAGAAACGTCAGATGGAGAAGGCGGTTGAGATACTAGATGAGATGACGTTGGCTGGTGTGAGTGCGAACGAGCACACTTACACGAAGATCATGCAAGGGTATGCATCGGTTGGTGATACAGGGAAAGCGTTTGAGTATTTCACAAGGCTTCAGAACGAAGGGTTGAAGGTTGATATCTTCACTTACGAGGCCTTGCTTAAAGCTTGCTGCAAGTCAGGACGGATGCAGAGCGCATTAGCTGTTACTAAAGAGATGAGCACAAGGAATATCCCTCGCAACTCCTTTGTCTATAACATATTGATCGACGG ATGGGCAAGGAGAGGAGATGTATGGGAAGCTGCTGATTTGATGCAGCAGATGAAGAAAGAAGGTGTTAAACCAGACATTCATACTTACACATCTTTCATTAGTGCTTGCTCTAAAGCTGGCGACATGAAT AGAGCTACACAAACAATCCAAGAGATGGAAGCAATAGGGGTGAAACCAAACGTGAAGACGTACACGACTTTGATAAAAGGATGGGCTCGAGCTTCTCTTCCAGAGAAAGCCTTGAGCTGCTACGAGGAGATGAAAGCGGTGGGGCTAAAACCAGATAAAGCGGTGTATCACTGCCTTATGACATCGCTTCTGTCTCGTGCTTCGATGGCAGAAGGCTACATTTACTCGGGAGTCATGTCGATCTGCAAGGAAATGGTGGAAGCGGGTTTGATCGTTGATATGGGAACTGCGGTTCACTGGTCTAGATGTCTGTGTAAGATAGAAGGTTCTGGTGGTGAGCTCACAGAGACATTGCAGAAGACTTTCCCACCTGATTGGAgctctcatcatcatcatcaccttaGCTACTTGGATCAGGTTTCTGATTTGGATTCCgaggatgatgataatgatgatgttgaagatagtgatgatgatgttaACTTGGTTTCTGGTATCTTATCTTCCAAGTAA
- the LOC108816085 gene encoding transcription factor DIVARICATA, which produces MDMVSSQWTRSEDKMFEQALVLFPEESPNRWEIIADQLQKSAGEVKEHYEALVHDVIEIESGRVHVPYYMDDSAGWDTTGWDTFGSKHGENERKRGTPWSESEHKLFLVGLKRYGKGDWRSISRNVVVTRTPTQVASHAQKYFIRQNSVKKERKRSSIHDITTVDTGLAMPGSNMDWNRQQGSPVQPQQQQHIMSEFGQQTTPGGHFEDLGFGM; this is translated from the exons ATGGATATGGTGTCAAGTCAGTGGACAAGGTCGGAGGATAAGATGTTCGAGCAAGCTTTGGTGCTTTTCCCTGAAGAATCTCCCAATCGTTGGGAGATAATCGCCGACCAGCTTCAGAAATCGGCTGGTGAAGTTAAGGAGCATTACGAGGCCTTGGTGCATGATGTCATCGAGATTGAGTCCGGCAGAGTCCATGTCCCGTACTATATGGATGACTCGGCGGGTTGGGACACGACAGGATGGGACACGTTTGGGTCTAAACACGGAGAGAACGAACGGAAAAGAGGAACTCCTTGGTCGGAAAGCGAACACAA GCTGTTTCTGGTAGGATTAAAGAGATATGGTAAAGGAGACTGGAGGAGCATATCGAGGAACGTGGTGGTCACGAGGACGCCTACGCAAGTCGCGAGTCATGCTCAGAAATATTTTATCAGACAGAACTCGGTGAAGAAAGAGAGGAAAAGGTCGAGCATACACGACATCACTACGGTCGATACTGGCTTAGCCATGCCTGGTTCTAACATGGACTGGAATCGGCAGCAGGGGAGTCCTGTTCAGCCTCAGCAGCAGCAACATATCATGTCGGAATTTGGTCAGCAAACGACTCCAGGTGGTCATTTTGAGGATCTAGGTTTTGGTATGTGA
- the LOC108814473 gene encoding 40S ribosomal protein S17-4, with translation MGRVRTKTVKKSSRQVIEKYYSRMTLDFHTNKKILEEVAIIPSKRLRNKIAGFSTHLMKRIQKGPVRGISLKLQEEERERRMDFVPDESAIRTDVIKVDKETLEMLASLGMGDTPGVSIVETQAPAPTFNRPPRRF, from the coding sequence ATGGGGCGTGTCCGAACCAAGACGGTGAAGAAATCATCTCGTCAGGTGATCGAGAAATACTACTCTCGCATGACACTCGACTTCCACACCAACAAGAAGATCCTCGAAGAAGTCGCAATCATCCCTTCGAAGCGTCTCCGCAATAAGATCGCCGGATTCTCCACCCATCTCATGAAGAGGATCCAGAAGGGACCAGTGCGTGGCATCTCACTCAAGCTCCAAGAGGAAGAGCGTGAGCGCCGCATGGACTTTGTCCCCGACGAGTCTGCTATCAGGACCGATGTGATCAAGGTCGACAAAGAGACTCTCGAGATGCTTGCTTCCCTTGGAATGGGTGACACTCCTGGCGTCTCTATAGTCGAGACACAGGCTCCGGCACCTACTTTTAACAGGCCACCCAGAAGGTTCTGA